Below is a genomic region from Acetonema longum DSM 6540.
GCAGCTGTTCCAAAGCCAGCCGGCCTTCGACCACTGCTGTTGCAATCTGCTGGGGCGACTGCTGAGTCTGGAGCATGGCGTTCACCAGCCAATAGATAACTCCTTGGCCTAAAGCTCCCGCTTTTTGCAGATAGGTTACCACTCCATTTACCAATGGTACATCCGCCCGGTCGACGCCGTCAACCCCCAGCAGCCGTAAGATAGCCCTTTCCACCGTCACGGTCGAATGGGCATTAATATGCCCTTGCACCTGTTCTGCGATCTTCCCGGCTAATTCACGTCCCCGGGCAATTTTTCCCTCGTCTAAATTAAGTTTTTTCAATGTGTCCGCTCCTTCCCATAAACGGAATCACTGCTTCTGACCCGGTCCATCAATCCGTGGACCTTTAGCTTATATTGAATCGTCTGGCGGGGAATGCCTAAATACAGTGCCGTGCGGGAAATGTTTCCTCCAGACCGCTCCAGCGCCTGGATCAGGGTGGCTCTTTCCACCTGTTTCAGGATAGCCGGCAGACTTTTGCCGGCATCCAGTCCGGACGCTCCGCCGTGGGGATTCCCGGCATATTGACGCAAGTGCTCCGGCAAATGTTCCACGGCAATCAGCGGCCCAGCCGCAATATTCATGGCATGCTCGATGGCATGCTGTAATTCCCTGACATTCCCCGGCCAGGTATATGTATCAAAAATCGCGCCGACTTCTTCACTGATGCCGTCCACCTGACAGCCAAGCCTGGCATTATACATATGGATAAAATGATCCACCAGACAGGGTATATCGCTTTTGCGCTCCCGCAGCGGCGCTATTCGCAGGGAAACCACATTGAGACGGTAGTACAGATCAATCCGCAGTTCCTTATTGCGCACCGCCTCTTCAGGATCCACATTAGTACAGGTGATGATCCGGGTGTCCACTTCTCTTACATGGGTATCACCCACCCGGCGCAGATTGCCGTCCTGGAGGACCCGCAGCAATTTTCCCTGCAGCTCCATGGGCATAGAATTGATTTCATCCAGGAACAACGTTCCGCCATCAGCCAATTCAAACAGGCCGGGGCGATTTTCCGCGCCGGTAAAGCTGCCTTTCACCGTGCCAAACAAAATACTTTCCAACAAAGTTGCGGGAAAAGCGGCGCAGTTCTGGGCAATAAAAGGTCCGTTCCTGCGGTTAGAGGCGTTGTGAATGGCCTGGACCACCAATTCCTTGCCTGCTCCCGTTTCTCCGGTCACCAGAACCGGCGAAGAACTGGCCGCGACCTTTTGCCCCATTACCTTTAGCCTAACGATGGCTTCATGACTGCCCATAATATCATTAAAGGTATACTGTGCAAATTGAGCTTCTTTTGCTTTGGATTTTTCCCGGTTGGCATTTTTCGTTCCCAGCAATTCCACCTGCAGATCCATGACTTGTTCCGACAGCTCTTTAATTTTGGTAATATCCCGCGACATATCACAGGCGCCAACCAGTTTGCCGTCCCGGTAAAGGGGTATAGTGGAATAATGAATGGTAATGATTCTGCCGTTTCTGCCTACGATAGTTTGCTGTTGATTCAGTATCGGCTTGCCGCTGGCCAAAACCTTCATGATACTGCTGGTTTCCAGAGTAAGAGAAGGGTAGACCTGCAGCACGTGTTTGCCGATCACATCAGACGGCTGCAAGCCTTCGACTTCGGCCGCCGTCTGGTTGTAAAAAATCGTTAGACCTTCGCAATCCACGATATGGATTCCCTGGTCCACCTGATTGAGCACCAAATCAAGACACCAGTCGTACCCCGCAAGCTGATTGTCCACAGCAGTTCTCCCCCTTTATCACAGCGGCACTTCTTTATATTTCGCCTCTCTCAAACAGTCGAATACCGGAACGGGTGCTAACGCCTTTCCCATTTCCTGCAATAATACTTCGGCATCAAACCCTTGGCCACCTGGATAAGTTGGATTTATTGTTACTCCTAATAAGCAAATCGGATGTACAGCTGTAAACCGTACCTGCCGGACCTGGAGCTGGCGCCATAAGGCAGCCGTGATAAACACTTTGCTGCCGTCCTGGACGATCACTGCCGGCGGCCGCCTCTGCCATAACAAGGCCTGGGCCAAACTGTCACTTACCGCCCCTTTGATAATCACCGCATCGCAGCCTGCATCAAACAGTTCGCTCCACTCCGCCGGCCGCAAAAGAGATGTATGCAGGGATACTTCCCGTACCGTATCAGCCAGTACCGTGATGACTTGGCCCTGATAGGTCCGGGCTATATTACGGTACATAGCTTCACAGGCTGGTAAAGTCAATTGAGTCACTCTGCTTTGGGCCAGAAAAATCAATTCCATTAAATCACGGCTAACCGTTGCGCCACAGGCCAGCAGTACCTGGCTGCTGATTAAAGGGTCAGCCGAACTCTGGCGGTCAAAAGCCCCGTCGATCAGAGTGCACCCAGCACCCAAAGCGGCAAAATAAGAGAGTAATTCCTTAACATCGCTGTTTTTGCTGGGACCTGCCAGTACCACTCTGTTGAAATCCCTTGCTCGCAGAATGAGTACTTTTCCCAAAGGAGTCGCCAGATCGGTATGCTGTAAAAGCTCCCACTCCCGGATATCAGCAATCATCTTTTCCGCCGTAGCCACAATCGTTCCTGGCTGCGCCTCTATCCGCGGCTTCTCCAGGTTGGTCAGGGCGTCAAATGTCTCGCCGTCGCGGCCAATGGAAGTCAGCCCAAAGACATAGCCCTCGTTATGCAGTATTTTTTGCAGATAATTCAGCGTCACCGTTTTTCCGACGTTTTTCGCCATTCCCACCACCGTGATCACGGCAGGCTGGATTGGAAAAACTTCATGCCAGGTAAGCATGCCTAAGCGTAAAGCTCCTCAAAGGTTTTCCTCAGGACGGCATTTTCTCTAACTGTCTGCAGGGCAATCGCCGCATGATCCCGACAATAGCCGTTGCCAACCAGCATGGTTACATCTTTGCCAATTCCTTCGGCTCCAAGGGCAGCACCGGTAAAACTGGTTGCCATGCTGAAGAAATACACCGTTGCCCGGTCTTTGGCCGACATGATCGAGCCCATTTCCGTACCGGGAATATTGACGCAGTTGATGATAACATCAGCCATTTCTCCTTTGGTAGCGTCTGAAACAGCCCGCATAACGGCCAAAGGATCGGTGGCATCTGCCTGAATTACGACATCAGCGTGGCCCATTTGCCGCATTCTGTCACAGCTGCCCCGGCTGGAGCCCAATCCGATGACCGTGCCGCTAATGCCGGCCCTTTTCTTCGCTTCATAGAC
It encodes:
- a CDS encoding sigma-54 interaction domain-containing protein; amino-acid sequence: MDNQLAGYDWCLDLVLNQVDQGIHIVDCEGLTIFYNQTAAEVEGLQPSDVIGKHVLQVYPSLTLETSSIMKVLASGKPILNQQQTIVGRNGRIITIHYSTIPLYRDGKLVGACDMSRDITKIKELSEQVMDLQVELLGTKNANREKSKAKEAQFAQYTFNDIMGSHEAIVRLKVMGQKVAASSSPVLVTGETGAGKELVVQAIHNASNRRNGPFIAQNCAAFPATLLESILFGTVKGSFTGAENRPGLFELADGGTLFLDEINSMPMELQGKLLRVLQDGNLRRVGDTHVREVDTRIITCTNVDPEEAVRNKELRIDLYYRLNVVSLRIAPLRERKSDIPCLVDHFIHMYNARLGCQVDGISEEVGAIFDTYTWPGNVRELQHAIEHAMNIAAGPLIAVEHLPEHLRQYAGNPHGGASGLDAGKSLPAILKQVERATLIQALERSGGNISRTALYLGIPRQTIQYKLKVHGLMDRVRSSDSVYGKERTH